One window of Mediterraneibacter butyricigenes genomic DNA carries:
- a CDS encoding AAA family ATPase, with the protein MLKVKLKWIEFENLRTGLKIEKIAFNDDITLLVGLSGVGKTQILNAIEYSLKLAVNKNIRLEPFAVSLCVEIENDEYVWEYKIEQNFVEDIIETKEIKYIFTYEKLVKNGSQIIVYRNGEDIQVMGYEKVPNPKKDESLLIQYSEDTFFKPIILGITKLYPIEVEMDVRGAIDRESFNMFKAKIKQSMQKDPQSSFEKYSHLPVPLKLYIAKEFYPELYAEIFDAVKELFMEVNSIDIVEDSTREVYMVAIDVYGKKLMQHEISNGMLKTIYYIVELVTMSKDSLVLIDEFENGLGVNCIDILAEILLDERKDLQFIITSHHPKIINQISNAKWKIIERNISTVTNSSAEEYGISHSQHDAYFNLINRWEFEGKI; encoded by the coding sequence ATGTTAAAAGTGAAGCTTAAATGGATTGAATTTGAAAATTTGAGAACAGGCTTAAAAATCGAAAAGATAGCATTCAACGATGACATAACATTGTTGGTTGGATTGTCAGGTGTTGGTAAAACTCAGATTCTTAATGCTATTGAATATTCATTAAAGTTGGCTGTAAATAAAAACATTAGATTAGAGCCATTTGCTGTTAGTTTGTGTGTAGAAATTGAGAATGACGAATATGTGTGGGAGTATAAGATTGAACAAAATTTTGTCGAAGATATTATTGAGACAAAGGAAATAAAATATATTTTTACGTATGAAAAGTTAGTCAAAAATGGAAGTCAAATTATTGTATATAGAAATGGTGAAGATATTCAAGTGATGGGATATGAAAAGGTTCCAAATCCCAAGAAGGATGAAAGTCTTTTAATTCAATATTCAGAAGATACCTTTTTTAAACCGATTATTTTAGGAATAACAAAGCTGTATCCAATAGAAGTAGAAATGGATGTTAGAGGGGCTATTGATAGAGAGAGCTTTAATATGTTTAAAGCAAAAATAAAACAAAGTATGCAAAAGGACCCGCAATCATCATTTGAAAAATATAGTCATTTGCCAGTTCCATTAAAACTATATATTGCTAAAGAGTTTTATCCTGAATTGTATGCTGAAATTTTTGATGCAGTAAAAGAATTATTTATGGAAGTGAATAGTATTGATATTGTTGAGGATTCGACAAGAGAAGTTTATATGGTTGCAATAGATGTTTATGGAAAGAAATTAATGCAACATGAAATTTCAAATGGAATGTTAAAAACAATATATTATATTGTTGAATTAGTGACAATGTCAAAAGATTCCTTGGTGCTAATTGATGAATTTGAAAATGGATTAGGAGTTAATTGTATTGATATTCTTGCAGAAATTTTGTTAGATGAAAGAAAAGATTTACAATTTATAATTACAAGCCATCATCCGAAGATTATAAATCAAATATCTAATGCAAAATGGAAAATAATTGAAAGAAATATTTCTACAGTTACAAATTCTTCAGCAGAAGAGTATGGCATTTCTCATAGCCAACATGATGCATATTTTAATCTTATTAATAGATGGGAATTTGAGGGTAAGATATAA
- a CDS encoding helix-turn-helix domain-containing protein: MKDKELRKLIGSRVKQRRLELNLTQPYVAEKMGVTASTILRYENGSIDNTKKMVLEGLSEALHVSVEWLKGETDEYETDITDKRELQIRDAMGDILEQLPLALTKEEDAFSKDLLLLMLKQYGLFLDSFQFACKNFKGNDGQTDIAKTIGFESNDEYNEIMFLREITHTINAFNEMADIVRLYSKKPKTAEQRLANLLSEVLYEDSESV, from the coding sequence ATGAAAGATAAAGAATTACGCAAGCTGATAGGGAGCAGAGTAAAACAGCGCCGTCTGGAATTGAATCTGACACAGCCTTATGTCGCAGAAAAGATGGGTGTTACCGCTTCTACAATCCTGCGTTATGAGAATGGTTCGATTGACAATACGAAAAAAATGGTGTTGGAAGGTCTTTCGGAAGCACTCCATGTATCTGTGGAATGGCTCAAAGGGGAAACAGATGAATATGAAACCGATATTACGGATAAGAGAGAATTACAGATTCGTGATGCGATGGGAGATATTCTGGAACAGTTACCACTTGCCCTTACCAAAGAAGAAGATGCTTTTTCAAAAGATTTATTACTGCTGATGTTAAAACAATATGGTCTGTTTTTGGATTCCTTTCAGTTCGCCTGCAAAAACTTTAAGGGGAATGATGGTCAGACGGATATTGCCAAAACAATAGGGTTTGAATCGAATGATGAATATAATGAGATTATGTTCTTAAGGGAAATCACTCACACCATCAATGCTTTTAATGAGATGGCAGACATCGTAAGGCTCTATTCCAAGAAACCCAAAACAGCAGAGCAAAGGCTTGCAAATCTTTTATCAGAAGTCTTATACGAAGATTCCGAATCGGTATAG
- a CDS encoding recombinase family protein yields the protein MKQQIYNTALYLRLSRDDELQGESSSITTQRSMLRLYAKEHHLNVIDEYIDDGWSGTNFERPSFQRMIEDIEAGKINCVVTKDLSRLGRNYIMTGQYTELYFPSHNVRYIAIDDGVDSEKGESEIAPFKNIINEWVARDTSRKVKSAFKTKFAEGAYYGAYAPLGYKKHPDIKGKLLVDEETKWIVEKIFSLAYQGYGSAKITKVLREEKVPTASWLNFTRYGTFAHIFEGKPDSKRYEWTIAHVKAILKSEVYIGNSVHNRQSTVSFKSKKKVRKPESEWFRVENTHEPIIDKEVFYRVQEQIKSRRRQTKEKATPIFAGLVKCADCGWSMRFATNKANKTPYSYYACSYYGQFGKGTCSMHYIRYDVLYQAVLERLQYWAKAVQQDEEKVLNKIQKAGNAERIREKKKKASALKKAENRQNEIDRLFAKMYEDRACEKITERNFIMLSGKYQKEQIELEQQITNLREELSKMEQDMIGAEKWIELIKEYSVPKELTAPLLNAMIEKILIHEATTNEDNERIQEIEIYYRFIGKVD from the coding sequence ATGAAACAACAGATTTACAATACTGCACTTTATCTTAGGTTAAGCCGAGATGATGAATTACAGGGCGAAAGTTCCAGCATTACCACACAAAGAAGTATGTTGCGTCTATATGCAAAAGAACATCATTTGAATGTGATTGATGAGTATATTGATGACGGCTGGTCGGGAACAAATTTTGAAAGACCGAGTTTCCAGAGAATGATTGAAGATATAGAGGCAGGAAAAATCAACTGTGTTGTAACGAAAGACCTTTCCCGACTTGGCAGAAATTATATTATGACAGGACAATATACAGAATTGTATTTTCCCAGCCATAATGTCCGTTACATAGCGATTGACGACGGTGTAGACAGCGAAAAAGGCGAAAGTGAGATTGCACCATTTAAGAATATCATCAATGAATGGGTGGCAAGAGATACAAGCCGTAAAGTGAAATCGGCATTTAAGACAAAATTTGCAGAGGGTGCGTATTATGGGGCTTATGCTCCGTTAGGATATAAAAAACACCCCGACATCAAAGGAAAACTGCTGGTTGATGAGGAAACAAAATGGATTGTTGAAAAAATCTTCTCCCTAGCCTATCAAGGTTACGGTAGTGCCAAAATCACAAAGGTACTGCGAGAAGAAAAAGTTCCGACAGCGTCTTGGCTGAATTTCACAAGGTACGGTACTTTTGCACACATCTTTGAGGGAAAGCCCGACAGCAAGCGTTATGAGTGGACGATTGCTCATGTTAAGGCAATTTTAAAAAGTGAAGTCTATATCGGAAACAGCGTTCATAATCGACAATCAACAGTTTCATTCAAGAGCAAGAAAAAAGTGCGTAAGCCCGAAAGTGAATGGTTTCGAGTAGAAAATACCCACGAACCGATTATTGACAAAGAAGTGTTCTATCGTGTGCAGGAACAGATAAAATCAAGGCGTAGACAGACAAAGGAAAAAGCAACGCCGATATTTGCAGGGCTTGTCAAGTGTGCGGATTGTGGCTGGTCTATGCGGTTTGCGACAAATAAGGCAAATAAAACGCCATACAGTTATTATGCTTGCAGTTACTACGGGCAGTTTGGCAAAGGTACTTGTTCTATGCACTATATCCGTTATGATGTGTTGTATCAAGCCGTATTGGAACGATTGCAGTATTGGGCTAAGGCAGTACAGCAGGACGAAGAAAAGGTGTTGAATAAGATACAAAAGGCTGGCAATGCAGAGCGAATACGGGAAAAGAAGAAAAAGGCAAGTGCTTTGAAGAAGGCCGAGAACCGTCAAAATGAAATTGACCGCTTGTTTGCGAAAATGTACGAAGATAGAGCCTGTGAGAAGATAACGGAACGAAACTTCATCATGCTGTCGGGAAAATATCAGAAAGAACAGATAGAACTGGAACAGCAGATAACCAACCTAAGAGAAGAATTAAGTAAAATGGAACAGGATATGATAGGTGCTGAAAAGTGGATTGAGTTAATCAAGGAGTATTCCGTACCAAAGGAACTGACAGCACCGTTATTAAATGCAATGATAGAAAAAATCCTTATTCATGAAGCAACAACGAATGAGGACAATGAAAGAATACAAGAAATAGAGATATACTACCGATTTATTGGAAAAGTAGACTGA
- a CDS encoding XRE family transcriptional regulator, whose translation MNELFSFREELTEKEIGQFVNELSEVSLDSFIKAFEMGKNKIKEYPHCDSLIYSIATVLNAALTLSDVDDEKKLECNNVIVEWLERTAESLNEKVRLSSIFMLAAKYIQMEKYKEANIFLDKIPDTVIDATIMKTNVLAHQEGTDIAAFFLEGKLMQTVTNIQNYLYKLIEMEEETGNHCKAEEIAEITEHMVSLFDLWDYGKVVPHLLIAGYRKDVEKCIQLIKEVLMESQKPWKMVESPLYYRYADTVQGKSFSGVGNNFVRALATEIENKKEYEFLKGNKELEAIFAQYLK comes from the coding sequence ATGAATGAACTATTTTCATTTCGTGAAGAATTGACAGAAAAAGAGATTGGACAATTTGTGAATGAGCTTTCGGAAGTTTCATTGGATAGCTTTATAAAAGCTTTTGAGATGGGAAAAAATAAAATAAAGGAATATCCTCATTGTGATTCGTTGATTTATTCAATTGCTACTGTTTTAAATGCGGCGTTAACTTTATCCGATGTTGATGATGAGAAAAAGTTGGAATGCAATAATGTGATTGTTGAATGGCTGGAACGAACTGCTGAAAGTCTGAATGAAAAGGTAAGGCTTTCCAGTATTTTTATGCTTGCGGCGAAATATATACAAATGGAAAAATATAAAGAAGCAAATATCTTTTTGGATAAAATTCCAGATACTGTGATAGATGCCACAATTATGAAAACGAATGTACTAGCACACCAGGAAGGGACAGATATTGCAGCGTTCTTTTTAGAGGGAAAATTGATGCAGACAGTTACGAATATACAAAACTATCTGTATAAGTTGATAGAAATGGAAGAAGAAACCGGAAATCATTGTAAAGCAGAGGAGATTGCCGAAATCACAGAACATATGGTGTCGTTGTTTGATCTGTGGGATTACGGTAAAGTAGTACCACATCTATTGATTGCCGGGTATCGAAAGGATGTAGAAAAATGTATTCAGTTGATAAAAGAAGTGTTGATGGAGTCACAGAAGCCATGGAAGATGGTGGAATCACCTTTATATTACAGATATGCGGATACAGTACAGGGAAAATCTTTTTCAGGTGTTGGAAATAATTTTGTTCGTGCATTAGCTACAGAAATTGAAAATAAAAAAGAGTATGAATTTTTGAAAGGAAATAAAGAATTGGAGGCGATTTTTGCTCAATATTTGAAATAG
- a CDS encoding dihydrofolate reductase family protein: MRKVVLFIAMSLDGYIADGNGGVAWLNGHGNDNENIDTYTEFTKDIDTVLMGWNTSHQVVTELSPQEWVYNKFTTYVLTHKECNSSQQIHFTSENPVLLLERLKQEAGKDIWICGGANLVQQLVSKNMIDKYYISVIPTLLGNGVRLLGNIDREIKLRLCKTQTYNGITDLIYMRR; encoded by the coding sequence ATGAGAAAAGTAGTTTTATTTATTGCCATGAGCCTTGACGGATATATTGCGGACGGTAATGGTGGAGTAGCTTGGCTAAATGGTCATGGAAATGACAATGAAAACATCGACACTTATACAGAATTTACCAAAGATATAGATACTGTCTTAATGGGGTGGAATACTTCTCATCAGGTTGTTACTGAACTTTCTCCGCAAGAATGGGTATATAATAAATTTACAACTTATGTATTAACACATAAAGAGTGCAATTCTTCCCAACAAATTCATTTTACAAGTGAAAATCCTGTTTTATTATTGGAACGGCTAAAACAAGAAGCAGGAAAGGATATTTGGATTTGTGGCGGAGCAAATCTTGTTCAGCAGTTGGTAAGCAAAAATATGATTGATAAATATTACATTTCTGTTATTCCTACTCTGTTAGGAAATGGGGTTCGTCTTTTGGGCAACATAGACAGGGAAATAAAGTTAAGGCTTTGTAAAACACAGACTTATAACGGAATAACCGATTTGATTTATATGCGTAGATAA
- a CDS encoding rhodanese-like domain-containing protein, giving the protein MGFFDFLKQANINQGIEEYKRTAGAVLLDVRTPQEYQEGHIPESKNVPLQQLNNVVSVVKNTEMPLFVYCYSGARSRQATGMLQRMGYSKVNNIGGIAAYSGKVEK; this is encoded by the coding sequence ATGGGATTTTTTGATTTCCTTAAACAGGCGAATATTAATCAAGGGATAGAGGAATATAAAAGGACTGCTGGTGCAGTTCTGCTGGATGTTCGTACTCCGCAGGAATATCAGGAAGGGCATATACCAGAAAGTAAAAATGTGCCGTTGCAACAACTTAACAATGTTGTTTCAGTAGTGAAGAATACAGAAATGCCACTGTTTGTATACTGTTATTCCGGAGCCCGAAGTCGTCAAGCAACTGGGATGTTACAACGAATGGGATATTCTAAAGTAAATAATATTGGTGGCATTGCTGCTTATTCAGGAAAGGTGGAAAAATAA
- a CDS encoding type II toxin-antitoxin system prevent-host-death family antitoxin, which produces MANILPVSDLRNYNEVLKNCHKGEPVYLTKNGRGRFVVMDIEDYERDRAEKKLLLKLQEAEEAVKDGEGWLDLDELKALVGE; this is translated from the coding sequence ATGGCAAATATTTTACCAGTATCTGATTTGAGAAATTATAATGAAGTCCTGAAGAACTGTCACAAAGGAGAACCGGTATATCTGACTAAGAATGGCAGAGGACGTTTCGTTGTCATGGATATTGAAGATTATGAGCGTGATCGTGCAGAGAAAAAGCTTCTGCTGAAGTTGCAGGAAGCCGAAGAAGCAGTGAAAGACGGAGAAGGCTGGCTGGATCTGGATGAATTAAAAGCACTTGTGGGGGAATAA
- the trxA gene encoding thioredoxin encodes MKEKNKEDCKMSAININKNNFQNEVMNSDKTVLLDFWAPWCAPCRMVVPIIEEIAGERPDIKVGKINVDEQPELASEFSIMSIPTLVVMKNGKIVQQVSGARPKNAILEML; translated from the coding sequence ATAAAAGAAAAAAACAAGGAGGACTGTAAAATGTCTGCAATTAATATCAATAAAAATAATTTTCAAAACGAAGTAATGAATTCTGATAAAACTGTCCTTTTGGATTTTTGGGCGCCTTGGTGTGCTCCTTGTCGTATGGTGGTTCCTATCATAGAGGAGATTGCAGGTGAACGCCCTGATATCAAAGTTGGTAAAATCAATGTGGATGAGCAGCCTGAACTGGCAAGTGAATTTAGTATTATGAGTATCCCAACTTTGGTGGTTATGAAGAATGGGAAGATCGTACAACAGGTTTCAGGTGCGAGACCTAAGAATGCAATTTTAGAAATGCTTTAA
- a CDS encoding tyrosine-type recombinase/integrase has product MAKGSVRKKGKKWYYRFYVEDASGNLVQKECVGTESKSETEKLLRQAMDDYEKKKFVAKAENLTVGQLLDVWAEEELKTGTLSNGTVENYLGTIRNIKKHPLAERKLKNVTSEHLQSFFDLLSFGGVHPDGKERKGYSKDYIHSFSAVMQQSFRFAVFPKQYITFNPMQYIKLRYQTDEVDLFSDEDMDGNIQPISREDYERLLAYLKKKNPAAILPIQIAYYAGLRIGEACGLAWQDVNLEEQCLTIRRSIRYDGSKRKYIIGPTKRKKVRIVDFGDTLVEIFRNARKEQLKNRMQYGELYHTNYYKAVKEKNRVYYEYYCLDRTEEVPADYKEISFVCLRPDGCLELPTTLGTVCRKVAKTLEGFEGFHFHQLRHTYTSNLLANGAAPKDVQELLGHSDVSTTMNVYAHSTRDAKRKSVRLLDKVVGND; this is encoded by the coding sequence ATGGCAAAAGGATCTGTAAGAAAAAAAGGAAAGAAATGGTACTACCGCTTCTATGTAGAGGACGCAAGCGGCAATCTTGTTCAGAAAGAATGCGTTGGAACAGAAAGCAAAAGTGAAACTGAAAAACTGCTCCGTCAGGCAATGGATGATTATGAGAAAAAGAAATTTGTTGCCAAAGCGGAAAATCTCACAGTCGGACAACTTTTGGATGTGTGGGCAGAGGAGGAATTAAAAACAGGTACGCTCAGCAATGGTACTGTGGAGAATTACCTCGGAACAATCCGAAATATTAAGAAACATCCGCTGGCAGAACGGAAATTAAAAAATGTAACCTCTGAGCATTTGCAATCCTTTTTTGATTTGCTTTCCTTCGGGGGAGTTCATCCCGACGGAAAAGAGAGAAAGGGTTACAGCAAAGATTACATCCATTCTTTTTCCGCAGTCATGCAGCAGTCCTTCCGCTTTGCAGTATTTCCAAAACAGTATATTACGTTTAATCCCATGCAGTATATTAAACTGCGGTATCAGACGGATGAAGTTGATTTGTTTTCAGACGAGGACATGGACGGAAATATCCAACCAATTTCACGAGAAGATTATGAAAGATTGCTTGCTTATCTGAAAAAAAAGAACCCAGCCGCAATACTTCCAATCCAGATAGCCTATTATGCCGGGCTTCGTATTGGAGAAGCCTGCGGTTTGGCGTGGCAGGACGTAAATCTGGAAGAACAATGCCTTACCATAAGACGTAGCATCCGATACGATGGCTCAAAGCGCAAATATATCATCGGACCAACCAAGCGGAAAAAAGTGAGGATTGTTGATTTTGGAGATACGCTGGTAGAGATTTTCCGTAATGCCCGGAAAGAGCAGTTAAAAAATCGAATGCAGTACGGAGAACTTTATCACACGAACTACTACAAAGCGGTCAAAGAGAAAAACAGAGTGTACTACGAATATTATTGCTTAGACAGAACAGAGGAAGTCCCGGCAGATTATAAAGAAATTTCTTTCGTCTGTTTAAGACCGGATGGTTGTCTGGAACTTCCAACTACTTTGGGGACTGTTTGCAGAAAGGTGGCAAAAACATTAGAGGGATTTGAAGGCTTTCATTTCCACCAGTTACGTCACACCTATACAAGCAACCTTTTAGCAAATGGAGCTGCCCCAAAAGATGTGCAGGAACTGTTAGGACACTCAGATGTAAGTACCACAATGAATGTCTATGCTCACTCCACAAGAGATGCTAAACGAAAATCAGTTAGGCTTCTTGATAAAGTGGTAGGCAATGATTAA
- a CDS encoding XRE family transcriptional regulator, with the protein MNDMKFIETLKQKRKACDYSQSRLAQELQISRQNLNEIENGKTKAGKEMKHILLHYLDYCNCTQPFTLTIDYLRVRFPTTDALEIIKNVLAMKSEYFIHEDYGMYGYEEQYVYGDISVNVSKDSSMGVLLELRGMGCRNLEYVLQARGIDWYSFLSCCIDCQGVFKRIDLAVNDMGGLLDIEILRERYYANKVWKRSRTHEAVDSGKLSGTHGDTAKTFYIGSKNSSIYFCLYEKEKEQKSKGIKTDIKNRFEIRLKNEKAGQTIEQLVFSRNPEQTIASLILTQIDFPDYILWDIFLDNVTTSLPFIMTPVAVNMDKTKRWLERQVMPSLLMIKEIEKKTGANYLEEIDRHTKLTEKQELKIKQMTTDIANMIEKDTTVPQGNDGIF; encoded by the coding sequence ATGAATGATATGAAATTTATTGAAACATTAAAGCAAAAGAGAAAAGCCTGTGATTATTCGCAATCACGACTGGCACAGGAACTACAAATCAGCAGGCAGAACTTAAATGAAATTGAAAACGGAAAAACAAAAGCCGGTAAAGAAATGAAGCATATACTTTTACATTATCTTGATTATTGTAATTGTACTCAGCCTTTCACTTTAACGATTGACTACCTGCGTGTTCGTTTTCCCACCACAGACGCATTGGAAATTATAAAAAATGTACTGGCAATGAAGAGCGAATATTTTATTCATGAAGATTACGGAATGTATGGCTATGAAGAACAGTATGTCTATGGGGATATTAGTGTAAATGTTTCTAAAGATAGTTCTATGGGTGTTTTATTGGAATTAAGAGGTATGGGGTGTCGGAACTTGGAATATGTTTTACAGGCAAGAGGGATAGACTGGTATTCCTTTTTAAGCTGTTGTATAGATTGTCAAGGTGTTTTTAAACGCATAGATTTAGCGGTCAATGATATGGGCGGATTGCTGGATATAGAAATTCTAAGGGAACGCTATTATGCCAACAAGGTATGGAAACGTTCAAGAACCCATGAAGCAGTAGACAGCGGGAAATTATCGGGTACACATGGAGATACTGCAAAAACTTTTTATATCGGTTCAAAGAATAGTTCTATTTACTTTTGCCTGTATGAAAAAGAAAAGGAACAAAAAAGCAAAGGCATAAAAACAGACATTAAGAACCGCTTTGAAATTCGGCTAAAAAATGAAAAAGCAGGACAAACGATAGAACAACTTGTTTTTTCAAGAAATCCCGAACAGACCATAGCAAGCCTTATCCTCACACAGATAGATTTTCCCGATTATATTTTATGGGATATATTTTTGGATAATGTAACTACCTCACTTCCTTTTATTATGACGCCTGTTGCTGTCAATATGGATAAAACAAAACGCTGGTTAGAAAGACAGGTCATGCCCTCTTTATTGATGATAAAAGAGATTGAAAAGAAAACAGGAGCAAATTATCTGGAAGAAATCGACAGACATACAAAACTAACAGAAAAGCAGGAATTAAAAATTAAACAAATGACAACAGACATAGCAAATATGATTGAGAAAGATACCACTGTTCCTCAAGGGAATGACGGTATTTTTTAA
- a CDS encoding type II toxin-antitoxin system RelE/ParE family toxin yields the protein MLKLRINPIVAKDLKNIRDYIAEDNEEYAAKTIKEIYGKFENLQMFPGMGSDLSKRVNFRTDYKYAIWEDYVIIYKVGNEYVEIYRVINRCQDITRIFD from the coding sequence ATGTTAAAACTGCGGATCAATCCGATTGTTGCAAAGGATTTGAAGAACATCCGGGATTACATTGCCGAAGATAACGAGGAATATGCCGCAAAAACCATAAAGGAAATTTATGGTAAATTTGAAAATCTCCAGATGTTTCCGGGCATGGGTTCAGATCTTTCAAAACGAGTCAACTTTCGGACAGACTATAAATATGCCATATGGGAAGATTATGTGATTATCTATAAGGTAGGAAACGAGTATGTAGAAATCTATCGTGTGATCAATCGATGTCAAGATATTACGAGAATATTTGATTAA
- a CDS encoding helix-turn-helix domain-containing protein, whose amino-acid sequence MTQRKIALSIEEAADYTGIGRNTLRQLVEWKKLPVLKVGRKVLIKTDILEMFMEANEGRDLRDRGNVKAVTRTVAN is encoded by the coding sequence ATGACGCAAAGAAAAATTGCATTATCCATCGAAGAAGCTGCTGACTATACGGGAATCGGCAGAAACACCTTAAGACAGCTTGTAGAATGGAAGAAACTTCCAGTATTAAAGGTTGGTCGCAAAGTCCTGATTAAAACCGATATTCTGGAAATGTTTATGGAAGCTAATGAAGGTCGTGATTTGAGGGATAGAGGAAATGTAAAAGCTGTAACAAGAACTGTGGCAAATTAA
- a CDS encoding sigma factor-like helix-turn-helix DNA-binding protein, with the protein MEERKYTFYDRYQKVKYANITAEELEVLNISYNKEHYMFDQQHQRNNTVLFCRLESENSCATDFIADDGRDIASDITTGIFFKELFSDLTEKEKKIVSDYFIMGKQVKETAAELGISTRQVSRDKNSALAKMLKRMKAAGYESYAEAAGAFLQESDYIPTQMETQNSIMKKRTGEVRLPSDHKMKK; encoded by the coding sequence ATGGAAGAAAGAAAATACACATTTTACGACAGATATCAGAAGGTGAAATACGCTAATATTACAGCAGAGGAGCTGGAAGTTCTTAATATTTCTTATAATAAGGAACATTATATGTTCGATCAGCAGCATCAGAGAAATAATACAGTATTATTTTGTAGATTAGAATCAGAAAACAGTTGTGCGACAGACTTTATCGCAGATGATGGACGTGACATTGCATCAGATATCACAACAGGGATCTTCTTCAAAGAACTCTTCAGTGATCTGACAGAGAAAGAAAAGAAAATCGTGAGCGATTATTTTATTATGGGAAAACAAGTTAAGGAAACAGCAGCGGAACTGGGCATCAGCACACGTCAGGTGAGTAGAGACAAGAATAGTGCTTTGGCAAAAATGTTAAAGAGAATGAAAGCAGCTGGATATGAATCATATGCTGAGGCGGCAGGTGCATTTCTGCAGGAAAGCGATTATATTCCAACACAGATGGAAACACAGAATTCTATTATGAAGAAAAGAACCGGAGAAGTGAGATTGCCATCAGATCATAAAATGAAAAAATAA